One Chloroflexota bacterium genomic window, GGACCTTCTTGGCACATTGAGCGCATCTGATAGCACTCGTGACCAGCCCAAGAGACGATGTGACCATGGCAGCTGAAGCTGTTGCGGCACGTTCTGCGACCGTCAAGAGGCAAAACAAGGGCAGAAGGAGCCAACAAGACGGTTCGGCGAAGCACTCTCGTGATAGACAATAGCCACAAAAACTACATCCGCAACCTACCACTCATCCCCCTACGTATTAAGCGTTCTTGAATCGAACGAGGTGAGGCTACCACAACTGATCATCTGCTGTCAACTTCTGTTGTGGTAGTTGTGGATGTTCTACGATTGTGACAGGGGTTAAGCGTTCAGGGAAAATGTCACCCTATGAGAAAGGAGACAATTTCATTGAATCTAGCCGGGATTACCCGTATCAACTCGTAGTGAACTGACCCTCATCCCTCTTTGATATTAACATCAATGATATACCCATTGTATCCAACTTTCAACCCTGCTCAGAAACCCCCGGACAACCCATAGCATCCTCATCGTGAGATGTGTGAGGCTGTCTGTTACCACAGTACCTCATTCCTTCAGCAAGCGGTTTCCCAGTGTCGCGCCAGGTCATTGTCTGCCGATTCGCCAAGTTCCGTGAGTGCCCGTTCCCCACGTGTCATTGCGAGTCCTTCACTCTGGGAAGGACTCGCAGAAGGGCGACGAAGCAATGCCCTCTCCCATCGATGGGAGAGGGCTGGGGTGAGGGTGATGTCGGCTTGGAGAATGGCTCGCAATGACATGATGACGGCTTTCTTGTCTGCACTGGGGATTTGGGCTATCATGCATAACACAATAGGGTTTTCGCAGCCCCCCGAGTTTGGCGGCTTTGATGTCCGAATAATGGCGATCAGAATGAGAGGGTAGCATGGATCTGCGCTTTAGCGAAGAAGATGAAAGGTTCCGGCAGGAAGTACGTGAATTCATAAAGAAAGAACTGCCGCCTGGCTGGAAAGGGACCGGGCTGCTCTCAGAGGCAAAGGGCGAGGAAGAGTGGCAGTTTGCGCGCGAAATGCTGCGGAAGGTTGGGGCCAAGGGGTGGCATTCCTTAGCTTGGCCAAGAGAATACGGGGGGCAACAGTCCATGACAAAGCAATTCATCTTCAGCGAGGAGATGTACTATCACGAACTACCCGGGGTTGATCTGGTGGGCACCCTTATGCTGGCCCCGGCCCTGATCCAGTATGGCACAATGGAACAGAAGCGACAGCATCTGCCCAAGATAGCTCAGGGCGAGGTGGTCTGGTGTCAGGGTTATAGCGAGCCGGGGGCGGGCTCTGACCTAGCCTCACTATCAACACGGGCCACAGAGGAAGGAGATTTCTTGGTTCTCAACGGACAGAAGACATGGAGTACAAATGCCAACCGCGCTGACTGGTGTTACTTGCTGGCCAGGACTGGCCTCCAAGCCCCCAAACACAAGGGAATCAGCTTCTTGCTCATGGATATGAAAACGCCTGGGGTTTCTGCACGCCACCTGCCCAATATAGTAGGTACCTTCTGCGAGATCTTCCTCGATAACGTGTGTGTTCCTAAGGAGAATCTCGTAGGTAGCAAGAACGAGGGCTGGAAGGTGGCAAACACCGTCCTCGGCTATGAGAGGTCGGGGGTTCACCGCATAGCCGCGGCCTGGAGAAACCTAGACCGACTGATCCAATTTGCCAAGGAAACAAACCGAGGGGGCAGCCCCCTGTTCAAATATCCTTTCATTCGGCAGAAGCTAAGCCAGCTGTACATCGAGGGCCAGGCGGTCAGACTCTTAGCCTACAGGGTTCTGTGGCTTCAGGACACTGGCCGTGACATAAGCTACGAAGTGTCGGCAACACGACTCTCGGGAAGTCTGTTTCAGCAGCGGGTCGCTAGCACCGCAATGGAAATCCTGGGGCCCTTTGGTCAACTGGACCAAGGCTCCGAATGGGCCCCTGAGGCGGACTTTCGTAGAGAATACCTCTATTCCTTGGCGGCTACAATCGGGGCTGGCACTGCAGAAATACAACGAAATATTATTGCCGTCAGGGGCCTAGGACTACCAAGGGTATGAAACAAGCAGAGAGGACGCAGCGCCCCAAGCGGTGTCCGCGTTGACCATCCGACAGGGGGCTGCCAAAATTGGTATATGTCCGTTCTAGACCTTGCTTTTTCCCCAAGATCAATTGCCGTTGTCGGTGCCTCCTCCAACCCTGATTCTCGTACAAATCAGAACTTCCTGCGACCGCTCTTGGCTTTTGGCTGCAAAGCAAGAGTATACCCGGTAAACCCATACCTGAGTGAAGTCGTGGGCTTGAAAGCCTATGCCAGTATTCAGGACGTACCTGAGCCGGTGGATTATGCGATCTGTGCTGTTCCCGCGCCATTGACGCCGCAAGTAATGCAAGACTGCGCGGCCGCCCGAGTGAGGGTGGCAGCAATTTTCACCGCTGGTTTCAGTGAGACTGGAGAGGAAACAGGCAGAAGACTGGAAAGGGATATAGTCGACATAGCCAGACATAGTGGCGTGCGCGTCATTGGCCCCAATTGTCTCGGGGTCCATTGTCCTAAGTCTGGCGTGTCCCTCGAAGCAGATATTCCAAGACGAAGCGGTCATGTAGGCTTTATCTCTCAGAGCGGGGGCAATGCCAAAGAATTGATCCTCGCGGGAGCTGAGCATGGGATATTCTTTAGTAAGGTCGTCAGCTACGGAAATGCTGCAGACCTCAATGAGGCAGACTTCCTGGAGTACTTTGCTGGAGACAAGGATACCAGAATCATCGCTGCCTACATTGAGGGCATAAAGCAACCCCAGAGGTTTGCCAAGGCGTTGAAAGAAGCAGCGGCAGCAAAACCGGTGATAATCCTCAAGGGAGGAAAGACCGAGGCAGGAGCAGGGGCAGCGATCTCGCATACAGGTGCTTTGTCAGGGAGCAAGGATACCTGGGATGCGTTGTGCCGACAAACAGGGACAATGCAAGCTGGCAATCTGGAGGAAATCGCAGACGCTATCCTGGCTTTTTCATTACTGAAGCCGCCGCGGGGAAAGAGAATTGGTATCATTGGAATAGGCGGAGGGGCAAGTGTTCAGGCCGCTGATGACTGCGAGAGTTGTGGCCTTATCCTGCCTGCCTTCCCTGACAAGATCAGGCAAGAGTTAAGGAAATTCGCCCCGCCAGCGGGAACTGGTTTCCGTAACCCTATAGATGCCTCAGCAGAGGTATACTGGAACCCGGCTTCGTTCGCCGAAACGATCAGCCTTGTCGCGAATTGGGATGGGGTAGATGCCCTGTTTGTAATGCTGAGTGCTACGGCTACCCTCAGGCGTGGCATTGAAACCCTCAGAGCCCAAATCGAGGCCGTCATTGAAGTAGGCATGAGGAGCGACAAACCGCTGGCCATTGTTTTACGCACTGGAAACATAGCTAGAGCTGAAGAGATGGCCAGGGAGGTGGAAGAACGATGTGTCGAAGCCGGCTTTCCGGTCTATCCATCTTGCTCGCGCGCCGCGCAAGCCATTAGTCGTCTAATCTGCTACGATGAGGAGCGACGCTTCCAGGTGCAAAGGTAGAACAACTCCAGTCTCGGCGCTATTCTTGACAAGGACAAGCAGCTCGCAGCCAACTTACGCTTGGCTCACAGAAGGTGCGTCACAGGAGGAATGCAATGAAACCAGCAGCCAACCTAGATGGTGCAACAGCTTCAAATATCGCCTACTGGTGAGGCGAAACTGGCAATACACGGTATCACAGCGAATGAGGACTGAAGAGATTGTGGTATGAGACGATTGGAAGGGAGAACTGCTCTGGCAACAGGGGGTGCCTCTGGTATCGGCCAGGCCACAGCTTTGGCCTTCGCCAGAGAGGGTGCAAAGGTTGTGATCGCTGATGTAAATGTCGATGGCGGCAACGCCACGCTGCGTATGGTCAGGGAAATTGGCGGTGAAGCCATTTTCGTCAGGACTGATGTAAGGCGGGCTGACGAGGTTGAGGCATTGGTCAACGAAGTAGTCA contains:
- a CDS encoding acyl-CoA dehydrogenase family protein produces the protein MDLRFSEEDERFRQEVREFIKKELPPGWKGTGLLSEAKGEEEWQFAREMLRKVGAKGWHSLAWPREYGGQQSMTKQFIFSEEMYYHELPGVDLVGTLMLAPALIQYGTMEQKRQHLPKIAQGEVVWCQGYSEPGAGSDLASLSTRATEEGDFLVLNGQKTWSTNANRADWCYLLARTGLQAPKHKGISFLLMDMKTPGVSARHLPNIVGTFCEIFLDNVCVPKENLVGSKNEGWKVANTVLGYERSGVHRIAAAWRNLDRLIQFAKETNRGGSPLFKYPFIRQKLSQLYIEGQAVRLLAYRVLWLQDTGRDISYEVSATRLSGSLFQQRVASTAMEILGPFGQLDQGSEWAPEADFRREYLYSLAATIGAGTAEIQRNIIAVRGLGLPRV
- a CDS encoding CoA-binding protein, producing the protein MSVLDLAFSPRSIAVVGASSNPDSRTNQNFLRPLLAFGCKARVYPVNPYLSEVVGLKAYASIQDVPEPVDYAICAVPAPLTPQVMQDCAAARVRVAAIFTAGFSETGEETGRRLERDIVDIARHSGVRVIGPNCLGVHCPKSGVSLEADIPRRSGHVGFISQSGGNAKELILAGAEHGIFFSKVVSYGNAADLNEADFLEYFAGDKDTRIIAAYIEGIKQPQRFAKALKEAAAAKPVIILKGGKTEAGAGAAISHTGALSGSKDTWDALCRQTGTMQAGNLEEIADAILAFSLLKPPRGKRIGIIGIGGGASVQAADDCESCGLILPAFPDKIRQELRKFAPPAGTGFRNPIDASAEVYWNPASFAETISLVANWDGVDALFVMLSATATLRRGIETLRAQIEAVIEVGMRSDKPLAIVLRTGNIARAEEMAREVEERCVEAGFPVYPSCSRAAQAISRLICYDEERRFQVQR